The following coding sequences are from one Virgibacillus necropolis window:
- a CDS encoding hydroxymethylglutaryl-CoA synthase, whose amino-acid sequence MKIGIDKIGFYIPHLYVDMNKLAVSRNVEPEKFTIGIGQEKMAVPPITQDPVTLAANAALEILDEKDKKEIDFVIFGTESGIDSSKSAAVYVHDLLDINPYARAIEVKQACYGTTAGIQMAKGHIALNPESKVLVLGSDIARYGLNTSGEATQGAGAVALVISANPSILELEDQSVYFTTDIMDFWRPIYSDKAFVDGKLSNEQYIAFFSKVWEQYKTKTGLELKDFEAICYHLPYTKMGLKALRTVLDEGTEDVKDRLMENYKISARYNRNVGNIYTGSLYLSFLSLLARKEDLDADSRIGLFSYGSGAVGEFFTGLLQADYREHLHVENHIKLFSARKEITVAEYEEIFQETLPTDGSTIELDIDNDPATICLAGMADNKRQYVNKTK is encoded by the coding sequence GTGAAAATAGGAATTGATAAAATAGGTTTTTACATACCTCATTTATATGTGGATATGAACAAATTAGCGGTCAGCAGAAATGTGGAACCTGAAAAGTTTACGATCGGTATTGGACAAGAGAAGATGGCAGTACCACCGATCACGCAGGATCCGGTTACGTTAGCAGCAAATGCGGCACTTGAAATTTTAGATGAAAAAGATAAAAAAGAAATTGATTTTGTTATATTTGGAACAGAGTCTGGCATTGACAGCTCCAAATCGGCGGCGGTTTACGTTCATGATTTATTGGATATAAACCCATATGCCCGGGCCATTGAAGTGAAACAAGCCTGTTATGGAACGACTGCTGGTATTCAAATGGCAAAGGGTCATATTGCATTAAACCCTGAAAGCAAAGTATTGGTGCTCGGTTCCGACATTGCGAGATATGGTTTGAATACATCAGGAGAAGCAACACAGGGAGCAGGGGCAGTTGCATTAGTGATTAGTGCCAATCCTAGCATTTTGGAGTTAGAAGACCAAAGCGTATATTTCACCACGGATATTATGGATTTTTGGCGTCCAATCTATTCTGACAAAGCGTTTGTGGACGGGAAATTGTCGAATGAACAATACATTGCGTTCTTTTCCAAGGTATGGGAGCAATACAAAACGAAAACAGGTTTAGAGTTAAAAGATTTTGAAGCAATTTGTTATCACCTACCATATACAAAGATGGGGCTTAAAGCGTTACGAACTGTTTTGGATGAAGGTACCGAAGATGTGAAAGACCGGTTAATGGAAAACTACAAAATAAGTGCAAGGTATAACAGAAATGTTGGAAATATATATACGGGGTCACTGTATTTAAGTTTCCTTTCTCTACTTGCGCGAAAAGAGGATTTGGATGCCGATTCACGAATTGGACTATTCAGCTATGGTTCTGGAGCAGTAGGGGAGTTCTTTACTGGCTTACTACAAGCCGATTACCGGGAACATTTACACGTTGAAAATCATATCAAATTATTCTCCGCAAGAAAGGAAATTACTGTTGCTGAATATGAGGAGATTTTCCAGGAAACACTTCCAACTGATGGCTCAACCATCGAACTGGATATCGATAACGACCCGGCAACCATTTGTTTAGCAGGTATGGCTGATAATAAGCGTCAATATGTAAATAAGACGAAATAG
- a CDS encoding tripartite tricarboxylate transporter substrate binding protein → MRKIFSFIFIVVMATLVLAGCSSNSQSTSGEAADEQNSSSDFPNKPINMIVAYSAGGGTDTSARTLQPFLEDELGVTVNVINKPGGAGWVGWMELANAKPDGYTIGYLNSPNIASGLVNPTMERSIGLGDFVTLGNQVADPGAIAIRKDEDRFKNFKELIAYAKKHEVTTTATGVAGDSHLITLKLNKMLGTKFRPVQFDSTANSRSAFLGGHVDVLVTSVGEAYTLHENKQLKMVAVTAEERSPFVPDVPTTEEAGFEPVISMSTRGLAAPKGLDPEKVEILRDALEKAIKNEKHVKKMKELGTAVLYKSGEEYMELLQKDLESIKGLKDLLGW, encoded by the coding sequence ATGAGAAAAATTTTTTCCTTTATTTTTATTGTTGTAATGGCAACGTTGGTGCTTGCGGGATGTTCAAGTAACAGTCAGAGTACATCTGGTGAGGCTGCGGATGAGCAAAATTCGTCGTCTGACTTCCCAAATAAGCCTATTAATATGATTGTAGCCTATTCAGCTGGCGGAGGAACAGATACGTCAGCACGTACATTGCAGCCTTTTCTTGAAGATGAACTGGGTGTCACAGTAAATGTCATCAATAAACCGGGTGGCGCTGGCTGGGTTGGATGGATGGAATTAGCCAATGCTAAGCCGGATGGATACACCATTGGTTATCTAAACTCACCAAATATTGCAAGTGGGTTAGTTAATCCGACTATGGAGCGTAGTATAGGATTGGGTGACTTTGTAACATTAGGAAATCAGGTTGCTGATCCGGGAGCAATTGCAATTCGGAAGGATGAAGACCGTTTTAAAAATTTCAAAGAATTGATAGCGTATGCAAAAAAGCATGAAGTAACGACTACGGCTACTGGTGTTGCGGGTGATAGTCATTTGATTACCCTAAAGTTAAACAAAATGCTTGGTACAAAATTTAGACCAGTTCAATTTGATAGTACAGCTAATTCAAGATCAGCATTTTTGGGTGGGCATGTGGATGTTCTTGTAACGAGTGTTGGTGAGGCCTATACATTACATGAGAACAAACAACTAAAAATGGTTGCCGTAACAGCTGAAGAAAGATCACCATTTGTACCAGATGTTCCCACTACAGAAGAGGCAGGATTTGAACCCGTCATTTCTATGTCAACTAGAGGGTTAGCAGCACCTAAAGGCCTTGACCCTGAAAAGGTAGAAATTCTTCGTGATGCTTTAGAAAAAGCAATTAAGAATGAAAAGCATGTAAAGAAAATGAAGGAGTTGGGAACGGCAGTTTTATATAAGTCGGGAGAAGAATATATGGAATTGTTACAAAAGGATTTAGAGTCAATCAAGGGATTAAAAGACTTGCTTGGATGGTAG
- a CDS encoding tripartite tricarboxylate transporter TctB family protein, with protein sequence MLKNYGVWTGVFILLFACFTLWISLPLSYYGQYGPGPGLLPTWLSGALIVLSILYIISCFKKENIILIKDAIPRGKVLVGLVKIIASIVIFILLSPYTGFFIANMVVMLMLLIPDVKWFRSLWMSILVTSVLFFTFNNMLNIPLPTWGW encoded by the coding sequence TTGTTAAAAAATTATGGGGTTTGGACAGGGGTATTTATTCTTTTATTTGCTTGTTTTACATTATGGATCTCCTTACCATTAAGCTACTATGGCCAGTATGGACCAGGGCCAGGGTTACTTCCGACTTGGTTGAGTGGTGCTCTTATTGTCCTTTCCATTTTATATATTATTTCATGCTTTAAGAAAGAAAATATAATTTTAATTAAAGATGCCATTCCTAGAGGGAAGGTTTTGGTAGGACTTGTAAAGATTATCGCGTCAATCGTGATATTCATTCTTCTATCACCATATACCGGTTTTTTTATAGCGAATATGGTTGTCATGCTTATGTTACTCATACCTGATGTCAAATGGTTTAGGTCATTATGGATGTCAATCTTAGTTACTTCAGTTTTATTTTTTACTTTTAATAATATGTTAAATATACCATTGCCAACATGGGGATGGTAG
- the gucD gene encoding alpha-ketoglutaric semialdehyde dehydrogenase GucD yields the protein MSVTVNNKTSLNFLNGRWIPSVTGEIQESRNPANSNEIVGTVQRSSEVDLDNSVKAAKEALTAWKKLSGPERGQYLFKVANILEQRLDEIGECMTKEMGKTFPEAKGETKRAVDILRYFAGEGMRKKGDVIPSTDNQALMYTTRVPLGVVGVITPWNFPAAIPIWKIAPALIYGNTVVIKPATEAAVTMSKIIACFDEAGLPPGVINMVTGPGSKVGQAMIDHPDVNALTFTGSNQTGKKVAQGALDRGAKYQLEMGGKNPVIVLDDADLDLAVEQTINGGLRSTGQKCTATSRIIVQSGIYEQFKNKLLEKIKRIKIGDGMTNEVWMGPCASENQLNTVMSYIHKGSEEGATLIAGGKRLQDNEFADGYYVEPTVFENVTSDMTIAQEEIFGPVLALMKAETIKEALDLANDVKFGLSASIFTRNIANMLTFIDDMEAGLVRVNAESAGVELQAPFGGMKQSSSHSREQGQAAIEFFTSIKTVFVK from the coding sequence ATGAGTGTGACAGTGAATAACAAAACAAGTCTGAATTTTCTTAATGGAAGGTGGATTCCATCGGTAACGGGTGAGATTCAGGAAAGTCGTAATCCTGCCAATTCTAATGAAATTGTAGGAACTGTTCAACGATCATCAGAAGTGGATCTGGACAATTCAGTTAAGGCGGCAAAAGAGGCATTAACTGCCTGGAAGAAACTTTCTGGACCTGAACGTGGACAGTATCTCTTTAAAGTAGCAAACATTTTAGAACAACGATTGGATGAAATCGGTGAATGTATGACAAAAGAGATGGGAAAAACCTTCCCAGAAGCCAAGGGTGAAACCAAACGGGCTGTGGATATCTTGCGGTATTTTGCTGGAGAGGGGATGCGTAAAAAGGGTGATGTTATCCCGTCTACTGATAATCAAGCTTTGATGTATACCACTCGTGTACCCTTAGGTGTTGTTGGTGTCATAACTCCTTGGAATTTTCCAGCAGCAATCCCTATTTGGAAAATAGCCCCGGCGCTGATTTATGGAAACACTGTGGTAATTAAGCCTGCTACCGAAGCAGCAGTTACGATGTCAAAAATTATCGCATGTTTTGATGAGGCTGGATTACCACCGGGTGTTATTAACATGGTTACGGGACCTGGATCTAAGGTAGGTCAAGCAATGATTGACCACCCTGATGTTAATGCGCTTACTTTTACTGGGTCTAATCAAACTGGAAAAAAAGTTGCACAGGGAGCTTTGGACCGCGGAGCTAAATACCAGTTGGAAATGGGAGGTAAAAACCCCGTTATTGTTTTAGATGATGCAGATCTTGATTTAGCAGTGGAGCAAACGATAAACGGGGGCCTCCGCTCAACCGGACAAAAGTGCACCGCAACAAGTAGGATAATCGTTCAGAGTGGAATATATGAACAGTTTAAGAACAAGCTTTTAGAAAAAATAAAGCGTATTAAAATTGGTGACGGAATGACAAATGAAGTTTGGATGGGACCATGTGCTAGTGAAAATCAATTAAACACGGTCATGTCATATATTCACAAAGGGTCTGAAGAGGGAGCCACACTTATTGCAGGGGGAAAAAGACTCCAGGATAACGAGTTTGCAGATGGTTATTATGTTGAACCAACAGTTTTTGAGAATGTTACATCCGATATGACGATCGCACAAGAGGAAATTTTTGGCCCTGTACTTGCTTTAATGAAAGCTGAAACAATTAAGGAAGCTTTGGACCTTGCTAACGATGTTAAATTTGGACTAAGTGCATCCATTTTCACTAGAAACATCGCAAATATGCTAACGTTTATCGACGATATGGAAGCAGGTCTAGTTCGAGTTAATGCTGAAAGTGCTGGTGTGGAATTACAGGCTCCCTTTGGCGGGATGAAACAATCAAGTTCCCATTCCAGAGAACAAGGGCAGGCAGCAATTGAATTTTTCACCTCGATAAAAACAGTCTTTGTAAAATAA
- a CDS encoding mannonate dehydratase, whose product MMKVSLTVNNFDLSDIDLKQLSQLGVDYLDFGNGASFPGVKEQGYPDLDAFLKQKRRIRSWGLDINRVTLPDITEQFMDGLPGSEVEVKNSVNAVKVFGEAGISIVRQRFAYDTFSHLTTDYQAIQRGGAISRGESLVFNKAKNQSPTLEESENWREKFRKVYAEIVPVAEDYHVKIAMHPSDTPNHGTPLGGLGFHRIIDEFPNRNVGFIYCVGTRAEEGGSSLVLDEINHYGRKDKLFLVHFRNVRGSLPTAGAFEEALLDDGDMNMFKILLELRKVGYDGCLNPDHVPLMEGDAPDMNKNWANSNIGWKPSSIGYSYSIGYIKALLAALTEFEG is encoded by the coding sequence ATGATGAAAGTTTCGTTAACAGTAAACAACTTCGATTTGTCGGATATTGATTTAAAGCAGCTTAGCCAACTTGGCGTTGATTATCTTGACTTTGGGAATGGTGCTTCATTTCCTGGAGTGAAAGAACAGGGATACCCCGATCTCGATGCATTTTTAAAGCAAAAACGTAGAATTCGTTCCTGGGGGCTCGATATTAACCGTGTGACACTACCAGATATTACGGAACAATTTATGGATGGTTTACCAGGAAGTGAGGTGGAGGTGAAAAACAGCGTAAATGCGGTTAAAGTTTTTGGTGAAGCGGGGATCTCAATTGTTAGACAACGTTTTGCTTATGATACTTTTTCACATTTAACAACAGATTATCAGGCTATTCAAAGGGGAGGAGCAATATCACGTGGCGAAAGCCTTGTGTTCAATAAAGCCAAAAACCAGTCACCTACACTTGAAGAGTCGGAAAACTGGAGAGAGAAATTTCGCAAAGTATACGCAGAAATTGTACCTGTAGCTGAAGATTATCATGTAAAAATCGCAATGCACCCTTCTGATACACCTAATCATGGCACCCCACTTGGCGGTCTTGGCTTTCACCGTATAATAGATGAATTCCCAAATCGAAATGTCGGCTTTATTTATTGTGTTGGTACAAGAGCTGAAGAGGGTGGGAGTTCACTCGTACTAGATGAAATCAATCATTATGGAAGAAAAGATAAACTATTTCTTGTTCATTTCCGAAATGTTCGTGGCAGTTTGCCAACAGCTGGGGCATTTGAGGAAGCATTGCTCGATGATGGTGACATGAATATGTTCAAAATATTACTTGAACTTCGAAAAGTGGGGTATGACGGATGCTTAAATCCTGATCATGTACCTCTTATGGAAGGGGATGCACCAGATATGAATAAAAACTGGGCCAATTCCAATATTGGCTGGAAACCTTCCAGCATCGGATATTCCTATTCTATTGGTTATATAAAAGCACTCCTTGCTGCACTAACTGAATTTGAGGGCTAA
- a CDS encoding phosphodiester glycosidase family protein, with protein MNQKWWIRSLLVFIITLASIVPAVHADTVSNPVSDVRSSSDHTEPEITVGSDGKTIVSKEETTTIGPGIELTTFERFDARGWINGEILTVDLANDQSSTDLLFPGKISDAMPVSEMVESAGAIGGVNGDFFDINRTDAPLGTAIKGGTLLKGPQGSHTLTAGVDEQGVGKITNIFLEGNVTLPTGKYPLAALNQYAIPVNGIGLYTSVWGEAQRSTSGNDVYEVTVHNGKVSSVADGAGKGEIEKNTMVLVGREQGADRLRDLSVGDDVTVDYAPAVDGDSLMDFAVGGNVILAKDGQVPGGLDDSTTAPRTSVGFSEDGKTMILVAIDGRQLDSRGMTYKELAEFMKEHGAYSALNIDGGGSTTMVARKAGKEDAEVVNAPSDGEERKVPNGIGIFAEAGSGDLTGFSVETPIDAENSDHVFPGLSRTFVGLGHDENYSPVDVDGISWQAIPSKVGSFDKDGIFHAEKSGSAVAQAKIKSKKGTMPLTVLGELNQIEATTSHLVLEMGRKSTFSVTGYDKYGYSAPIEPRDIELGYDESVISIEKNQDGSFTVQPKRDGSATVITIQVLDHDIQVPATVGLSTEEVSNFEDISGWNSTSYPSSVGASLELVEGKNGNGLQLNYDFTTTTATRAAYLQASPLLELPGEVQKIGLWVKGDGNGAWLRAVIEDDSGTRYTLSLADEVDWTGWKHIETTLPEGIQYPVKLWRIYPVETNGDEQYTGQLIVDDLTVEVPPSVEIPEQEAAKPDSLVIQNDTISEDRWKFAVLADSQFTADSPNSRAAEMARESLRQIVQENPDFLVINGDLVDSGWEEDFEYAKQVLEEEVGDEIPIYYIPGNHEIAGPGTLDNFMEAFGENRYSFDHEGTRFILLDSSTGSFRTSDFDQLIELKEALHEAKSDPGINNVVVFGHHPTRDPLPTDNSQLQDRKEADLIENWLTEFREDSKGKGAIYVSGHAHTVNIDRVEGVPYMVVGSSGKAPYGSPDEGGFYAWTLFGVDPTPVPDKAHGPERASKNSGVYGREWIEAEVRPILESITLNAPETINAGETIKINATGHQAGNLDFPLRYPASVTWEGSDNVFIGTGTELERAKKSGQYAAIFNTSTKEMTALIADDIKLIVSANNVEADQTITIQ; from the coding sequence ATGAATCAAAAATGGTGGATACGAAGTTTACTGGTTTTTATCATAACTTTGGCATCAATCGTTCCTGCTGTACATGCAGATACGGTGTCCAATCCTGTATCTGATGTCCGATCATCATCTGATCATACAGAGCCTGAGATAACTGTCGGTTCGGATGGGAAAACAATTGTTTCTAAGGAAGAGACCACAACGATAGGTCCGGGGATCGAACTGACAACGTTCGAACGTTTTGATGCCCGCGGCTGGATAAACGGAGAAATCTTAACAGTGGATCTAGCAAATGATCAAAGTTCAACGGATCTGCTTTTTCCAGGTAAAATCTCTGATGCGATGCCAGTGTCTGAAATGGTCGAGTCAGCTGGTGCTATCGGCGGTGTTAACGGAGACTTTTTTGATATTAATCGTACAGATGCACCGCTCGGAACAGCCATTAAAGGCGGTACGCTATTAAAAGGCCCACAAGGTTCGCACACGTTGACAGCTGGAGTGGATGAGCAGGGTGTCGGAAAAATTACGAATATTTTCTTGGAAGGAAACGTAACACTACCAACCGGTAAATATCCGCTAGCAGCCCTTAACCAATATGCCATTCCAGTAAACGGAATTGGTCTATACACCTCTGTATGGGGAGAAGCACAGCGTTCAACAAGCGGGAATGATGTGTATGAAGTGACTGTCCATAATGGCAAGGTGTCGTCTGTCGCTGATGGTGCTGGGAAAGGTGAAATTGAGAAAAATACAATGGTGCTTGTAGGCCGTGAACAGGGGGCTGATAGATTAAGAGATCTTTCAGTTGGCGATGATGTCACGGTTGATTACGCACCGGCAGTCGATGGGGATTCGTTGATGGATTTTGCGGTCGGCGGGAATGTCATTTTGGCTAAAGATGGACAAGTTCCTGGTGGGTTGGATGACAGTACGACTGCACCGCGGACGTCTGTCGGATTTTCTGAGGATGGAAAAACGATGATCCTCGTTGCAATTGATGGCCGTCAATTGGACAGCCGGGGAATGACCTATAAAGAACTGGCAGAATTTATGAAGGAACACGGCGCCTATTCAGCTTTGAATATTGATGGCGGAGGTTCTACCACAATGGTGGCTCGTAAAGCAGGCAAGGAAGATGCCGAAGTGGTCAATGCCCCCTCTGACGGAGAAGAGCGGAAAGTACCAAATGGGATCGGTATTTTTGCAGAGGCCGGGAGTGGTGATTTGACAGGGTTTTCAGTTGAAACGCCAATTGACGCTGAAAACAGTGACCATGTTTTTCCCGGATTAAGCAGAACGTTTGTCGGGCTAGGGCATGACGAAAACTATTCACCGGTGGACGTTGACGGCATTTCCTGGCAGGCCATACCATCTAAGGTCGGGTCTTTTGATAAGGATGGTATTTTTCACGCGGAAAAATCCGGATCCGCTGTAGCACAGGCAAAAATTAAGTCTAAAAAAGGAACAATGCCACTGACCGTCCTTGGCGAGTTGAACCAGATTGAGGCGACAACATCACATCTCGTGCTTGAAATGGGCAGGAAAAGCACTTTTTCCGTGACCGGTTACGATAAATACGGGTATTCTGCTCCAATTGAGCCACGGGATATCGAATTAGGCTATGATGAATCGGTTATTTCAATTGAAAAAAACCAGGATGGAAGTTTTACCGTACAGCCAAAACGGGACGGGTCGGCAACGGTTATTACCATCCAGGTGCTGGATCATGACATACAGGTTCCTGCGACAGTCGGCCTGTCAACTGAAGAAGTGTCCAATTTTGAGGACATATCTGGATGGAATTCTACCAGCTATCCATCCAGTGTCGGAGCATCACTAGAACTTGTTGAAGGAAAAAATGGAAACGGTCTTCAACTGAACTATGACTTTACGACAACGACGGCAACGCGTGCCGCTTACCTGCAGGCCTCACCGCTGCTCGAGCTTCCTGGTGAGGTCCAAAAAATTGGTTTATGGGTCAAGGGTGATGGTAATGGTGCCTGGCTGCGCGCTGTTATTGAAGATGATTCCGGTACCAGATATACACTGAGTTTAGCGGATGAAGTGGACTGGACAGGTTGGAAACACATCGAAACAACGTTGCCGGAGGGGATTCAATATCCGGTCAAATTATGGCGTATCTATCCGGTAGAAACGAATGGCGATGAACAATATACCGGACAGCTGATAGTTGATGATCTGACAGTAGAGGTTCCACCATCTGTCGAGATACCTGAACAGGAAGCGGCTAAGCCGGATTCATTAGTGATCCAAAATGATACAATCAGCGAGGACCGCTGGAAATTTGCTGTTCTAGCAGACAGTCAGTTTACAGCAGACTCACCTAACAGCCGTGCGGCGGAAATGGCTCGTGAATCACTACGTCAAATTGTCCAGGAGAATCCTGATTTTCTAGTCATAAATGGTGATCTTGTTGATTCAGGATGGGAAGAGGATTTTGAGTATGCCAAACAAGTCTTGGAAGAAGAAGTTGGAGATGAAATACCTATCTATTACATTCCGGGGAATCATGAAATTGCTGGGCCAGGAACACTGGATAATTTCATGGAAGCGTTTGGGGAAAACCGTTATAGCTTTGATCATGAAGGAACACGGTTTATTTTGCTAGATTCGTCAACAGGCAGTTTCAGGACAAGTGATTTTGATCAATTGATTGAACTGAAAGAAGCGCTGCATGAAGCGAAGTCAGATCCCGGCATCAATAATGTTGTTGTTTTCGGCCATCATCCGACGAGGGATCCGCTGCCAACTGACAATAGTCAGCTCCAGGATCGTAAAGAAGCTGACTTGATCGAGAACTGGCTCACCGAATTCCGCGAAGATTCGAAAGGAAAAGGAGCCATCTATGTCAGTGGTCATGCTCATACAGTGAATATAGATCGCGTGGAGGGAGTGCCATATATGGTTGTCGGTTCTTCCGGAAAAGCTCCATATGGATCACCTGATGAAGGTGGATTCTATGCCTGGACGCTTTTCGGAGTAGATCCGACACCAGTACCTGACAAAGCACATGGTCCGGAGCGTGCTTCAAAGAACAGCGGTGTCTACGGTCGGGAATGGATCGAAGCAGAGGTCCGACCGATATTAGAGTCGATTACACTTAACGCACCAGAAACAATCAATGCCGGTGAAACGATAAAGATTAACGCAACAGGTCATCAGGCCGGCAATTTAGACTTCCCGCTTCGCTATCCGGCATCTGTCACATGGGAAGGAAGCGATAATGTCTTTATCGGTACGGGAACTGAACTCGAACGCGCTAAAAAGTCAGGGCAGTATGCAGCAATTTTCAATACATCAACCAAAGAAATGACAGCTCTTATTGCTGATGATATCAAGCTAATCGTTTCAGCCAATAATGTGGAGGCAGACCAGACAATCACTATTCAATAA
- a CDS encoding tripartite tricarboxylate transporter permease, with protein sequence MDSFGLLMSGFETALTWENLLFCLVGVSIGMLVGILPGLGPSAGTALLIPLTFGMDPITAIVMLAGIYYGSMYGGTITTVLVNVPGEAASVITSLDGYPMAKQGRAGVALGLSAIGSFIGGVISIVGVTIVAPQLVKFALAFGPPEFFALIVFGMTMVMGLAGKSIIRGAIAVVIGLILAMVGVAPSSGVVRFSFEFPELIDGFNFVTIAMGLFGLSEILIGMEQQMKKPVKPPVVKGLFPTKEEWKPSLMSMGRGTGLGFFMGLIPGTSSVVPALLSYSMEKKIAKDPSRFGKGAVEGVAGPETANNSFTGGALIPLFLLGIPSSATMAVLLGAFILHGFQPGPTLFVRHPDFVWAVIASMFIGNLLLIFMNLPMAKTWAKVAQVPFKLLFPIIIAISLVGTYSISNSLWNVGWLVVFGLLGYFFKKADIPIAPIALMFILGNLMEQSLLQSLTLFNGNFFGIFTRPIAGTFLVLSILVITLSIFAGLKNKKNNLVDAES encoded by the coding sequence ATGGATTCTTTTGGTTTGTTAATGTCGGGATTTGAAACAGCCCTTACTTGGGAAAATCTTTTATTTTGCTTAGTTGGAGTTTCGATTGGGATGTTAGTTGGAATCCTTCCTGGCCTCGGCCCAAGTGCGGGAACTGCACTTTTAATTCCTTTAACGTTTGGAATGGACCCAATAACAGCGATTGTTATGTTGGCCGGTATTTATTATGGTTCCATGTACGGTGGGACTATCACAACCGTGTTGGTAAACGTGCCTGGTGAAGCAGCTTCTGTAATTACCAGCCTTGATGGATATCCAATGGCAAAACAAGGACGAGCAGGTGTGGCACTTGGATTATCAGCTATAGGATCATTTATAGGTGGCGTTATCTCTATCGTTGGTGTAACGATTGTGGCTCCTCAATTGGTCAAATTTGCGCTAGCTTTTGGGCCACCGGAATTTTTTGCGCTTATTGTCTTTGGTATGACGATGGTCATGGGGCTAGCGGGTAAGTCGATTATTCGTGGAGCAATTGCCGTTGTTATAGGCTTGATTTTAGCGATGGTAGGAGTAGCCCCAAGTTCGGGGGTCGTTAGGTTTTCCTTTGAGTTTCCGGAACTGATTGACGGATTTAATTTTGTAACCATTGCCATGGGCCTATTCGGACTATCAGAAATACTTATAGGTATGGAACAACAGATGAAAAAACCGGTAAAGCCTCCGGTTGTAAAAGGATTATTTCCTACAAAAGAGGAATGGAAACCTTCACTTATGTCTATGGGAAGAGGAACTGGTTTAGGCTTTTTCATGGGACTGATTCCAGGAACTAGTTCAGTCGTGCCTGCACTTTTATCGTATTCTATGGAAAAGAAGATTGCAAAAGATCCATCCCGCTTTGGTAAAGGAGCAGTCGAAGGTGTTGCTGGCCCTGAAACGGCAAACAATTCCTTCACTGGTGGAGCCCTTATTCCGTTATTTTTATTAGGAATTCCAAGTTCTGCGACAATGGCAGTATTGTTGGGCGCTTTTATACTTCACGGTTTCCAACCAGGGCCAACTTTATTTGTCCGTCATCCTGACTTTGTATGGGCAGTAATTGCGAGCATGTTTATAGGAAATCTATTGTTGATATTTATGAACCTACCAATGGCAAAAACGTGGGCTAAAGTAGCACAAGTTCCATTCAAGTTATTATTCCCAATTATCATTGCTATCTCATTAGTAGGAACCTATTCAATCAGCAACAGTCTCTGGAATGTAGGTTGGTTAGTTGTATTTGGTTTGCTAGGTTACTTCTTTAAGAAAGCAGATATTCCGATTGCTCCCATTGCATTGATGTTTATTTTGGGTAATCTTATGGAACAATCACTATTACAATCGTTAACCTTATTTAATGGAAACTTTTTCGGAATCTTTACACGTCCAATTGCAGGAACCTTCTTAGTACTATCCATTTTAGTTATCACACTTAGTATATTCGCTGGATTAAAAAATAAGAAAAATAATTTAGTTGATGCTGAGTCTTAA
- a CDS encoding peptidylprolyl isomerase — MLAKYKVVLLLVSSLLFVIIFAGCGAQSDNETEKKKPEGQTKETSDQDKPAQENPIVTITMENNDEIIIELYPDIAPNTVNNFISLVEKGFYDGLTFHRVIPEFMIQGGDPEGSGTGGPGYSIKGEFSSNGFENDLKHERGVISMARSSDPDSAGSQFFIMVNESPNLNGDYAAFGKVVEGMDVVDAIVSVERDAADKPLEEQRMKTVKVDTKGHDYPEPDVIK, encoded by the coding sequence ATGTTAGCAAAATATAAAGTAGTTTTGTTACTAGTTAGTAGCCTGTTATTTGTTATTATTTTTGCAGGGTGCGGGGCGCAATCAGATAATGAGACAGAGAAGAAGAAACCTGAGGGCCAAACGAAAGAAACTAGTGATCAGGATAAGCCTGCGCAAGAAAATCCAATAGTTACAATTACAATGGAAAACAATGATGAGATTATAATTGAATTGTATCCTGATATTGCTCCAAACACCGTCAATAACTTTATTTCGTTAGTTGAAAAGGGATTTTATGACGGATTAACTTTTCATCGTGTTATTCCTGAATTTATGATTCAAGGCGGCGATCCTGAAGGTAGTGGTACTGGTGGACCTGGGTATTCGATTAAAGGTGAGTTTAGTTCAAATGGTTTTGAAAATGACTTAAAACATGAGCGCGGCGTTATTTCGATGGCTCGCTCTTCAGATCCCGATTCAGCTGGATCACAGTTTTTTATCATGGTAAACGAGTCCCCTAATCTTAACGGTGACTACGCCGCATTTGGTAAAGTAGTAGAAGGAATGGACGTTGTTGATGCAATCGTTTCTGTAGAACGAGATGCTGCTGATAAACCATTAGAAGAACAACGTATGAAGACTGTAAAAGTAGACACCAAAGGACATGACTATCCTGAGCCAGATGTAATAAAATAA